The Apium graveolens cultivar Ventura chromosome 6, ASM990537v1, whole genome shotgun sequence genome contains a region encoding:
- the LOC141664194 gene encoding putative LRR receptor-like serine/threonine-protein kinase RFK1 isoform X3 produces the protein MMGWTQTVQIILKLMSCFILFRFAHSKMLQQEIDALQEITSTMGATYWKFNDDLCQIETVGTTPTKPEGSESSVDCECTFDNSTTCRVVRMTLEANEFSGNVPVEFQNLQNLETLMLSSNQFTGRLPATFAGLKNLTDFRINDNNFSGPIPEFIQNWSLLTRLEMCGSGLEGPIPSNISVLEKLIDLRITDIKSPIQRFPDLSRITGIIRLVLRSCNISGVIPAYLWKMQLVEVVDASFNSLVGEIPDDISGKSLRMVFLTGNMLSGNIPESILKDGYSVDLSYNNFTWQGPEQPTCRSNMNYYINLFKSSSTGNPLRGILPCTEDLTCPKYGCSLHVNSGGNDLQIKENSKKVLYEGDAEAEGGSARYYRSNNFWGFSSTGDFMDDNNYQNTRYIKSLPSANIPDLYNAARLSPVSLTYFRYCLQNGSYAVSLHFSEIQFTNSNNYSKLGKRKFNIYVQGELVEKDFNIEDEVGGAQRPVIKQYNASVSNNIIEIRFYWAGKGTTRIPSRGVYGPLISAISVNPNFKSCKTGGKKNSNVYLIVGVVAFCVTALAITILWWKGCFKGKKSRGKDFEAVELQTVCFSLKHIKAATNNFDAMNKIGEGGFGSVYKGTLSDGKVIAVKQLSSQSRQGNREFLNEVAMISCVQHPNLVKLYGCCIEGDQLLLVYEFMENNSLANALFSSENNQLLLDWPTRFKICIGIARGLAFLHEESRLKIVHRDIKATNVLLDRDLNPKISDFGLAKLNDKDKSHISTRVAGTMYAKGYMAPEYALWGYLSDKADVYSFGVVALEIVSGKNNNNYMPSEYYICLLDWACHLQESKKYEELVDESLGSKVDNEEAVRMVKVALLCTNTTPSIRPIMSEVVSMLEGQLSIPDITPETNTNSDDLRFKALRDFHQGTESQSFFTRSQTEKRTPLHTQSSVKRSSSTSLEETLEIQPDRRPH, from the exons ATGATGGGTTGGACCCAAACTGTTCAGATCATTCTTAAACTGATGAGTTGTTTCATTTTGTTCAGATTTGCACACTCCAAGATGCTGCAACAAGAAA TTGATGCTCTTCAAGAAATCACCTCTACTATGGGCGCGACATATTGGAAGTTTAATGATGACTTATGCCAAATTGAAACAGTTGGGACAACTCCtacaaaacctgagggatctgaAAGTAGTGTTGATTGTGAGTGCACCTTTGACAACAGCACAACATGTCGTGTCGTAAGGAT GACTCTTGAAGCAAACGAATTTTCAGGAAATGTACCTGTGGAGTTTCAGAATTTGCAGAACTTGGAAACTCT GATGCTGTCATCAAATCAATTTACAGGGAGGTTGCCAGCGACCTTTGCTGGCCTGAAAAATCTTACTGATTT TAGAATCAATGATAACAATTTTAGTGGTCCAATACCTGAATTTATACAGAACTGGAGCCTTCTTACCAGACT AGAAATGTGTGGAAGTGGACTGGAGGGACCTATCCCATCAAATATATCTGTTCTGGAAAAGTTAATTGACTT AAGGATTACCGACATTAAAAGCCCAATTCAGCGATTTCCTGACCTGAGTAGAATTACAGGAATAATAAGATT GGTCCTGAGAAGCTGCAACATTTCGGGAGTAATCCCTGCATATCTTTGGAAAATGCAACTTGTTGAAGTGGT GGATGCAAGCTTTAACAGCTTAGTGGGGGAAATTCCAGATGACATCAGTGGTAAAAGCCTGAGAATGGT GTTCTTAACGGGAAACATGCTAAGTGGAAATATTCCAGAATCAATTTTGAAGGATGGTTATAGCGT TGATCTCTCGTACAATAATTTTACATGGCAGGGCCCGGAACAACCCACTTGTCGTTCAAACAT GAATTACTACATCAACTTGTTTAAAAGCTCTTCCACCGGAAATCCCCT AAGGGGAATTCTTCCATGTACAGAAGATCTCACTTGTCCTAAAT ATGGGTGTTCTCTGCATGTTAATAGTGGCGGAAATGACCTACAGATaaaagaaaattctaaaaaagTTTTGTATGAAGGGGATGCTGAAGCTGAAGGCGGTTCAGCAAGATATTATAGATCCAATAATTTCTGGGGATTTAGTAGTACTGGAGATTTCATGGATGATAATAATTATCAAAATACACGTTATATCAAATCGTTGCCATCAGCAAACATTCCTGACTTGTATAATGCTGCACGCCTTTCACCCGTTTCACTCACTTACTTCCGATATTGCTTGCAAAATGGGAGTTACGCCGTGTCTCTGCATTTTTCAGAAATACAATTTACAAATAGCAATAATTACAGTAAACTTGGGAAGCGGAAATTTAATATCTATGTCCAG GGAGAATTAGTCGAAAAGGATTTTAACATTGAAGATGAGGTTGGTGGAGCTCAACGGCCAGTGATTAAACAATATAATGCTAGTGTGTCAAATAACATCATAGAAATCCGATTTTATTGGGCCGGCAAAGGGACTACACGCATTCCTAGCAGAGGGGTGTATGGTCCCTTAATTTCAGCTATATCAGTGAACCCAA ATTTTAAATCTTGTAAAACTGGAGGAAAGAAGAATAGCAATGTCTATCTTATAGTTGGAGTTGTAGCCTTCTGCGTGACTGCTTTAGCCATCACCATCCTTTGGTGGAAAGGATGTTTCAAAGGCAAAAAGAGTCGAGGAAAAG ACTTTGAGGCAGTAGAGTTGCAGACAGTTTGTTTTTCCTTGAAGCATATAAAAGCCGCTACTAATAACTTTGATGCCATGAATAAGATTGGGGAAGGTGGTTTTGGTTCAGTTTATAAG GGTACATTATCTGATGGTAAAGTAATTGCAGTAAAGCAATTATCCTCTCAATCAAGGCAGGGGAATCGTGAATTCTTGAATGAGGTTGCAATGATTTCCTGTGTACAACACCCAAATCTTGTAAAGCTCTATGGATGTTGTATTGAAGGAGATCAGTTATTGCTGGTTTATGAGTTTATggaaaataatagtcttgccaATGCTTTATTCA gtTCAGAAAATAACCAGTTACTGCTGGATTGGCCAACAAGGTTCAAGATATGTATTGGGATTGCCAGAGGCTTGGCTTTTCTTCATGAAGAATCAAGACTCAAAATTGTGCACAGAGACATTAAAGCTACTAATGTGCTTCTTGATAGGGACCTAAACCCTAAAATTTCTGACTTTGGGTTGGCTAAACTTAATGATAAAGACAAGTCCCACATTAGTACTCGAGTTGCTGGAACAATGTATGCAAA AGGATACATGGCTCCAGAGTACGCGCTGTGGGGATACTTGAGTGACAAGGCTGATGTGTACAGCTTCGGAGTAGTGGCACTGGAAATTGTCAGCGGAAAGAACAACAACAATTACATGCCAAGTGAATATTACATTTGTCTTTTAGATTGG GCTTGCCATTTGCAAGAAAGCAAAAAGTATGAGGAGCTTGTTGATGAAAGCCTAGGATCTAAAGTTGACAATGAAGAAGCAGTAAGAATGGTGAAAGTAGCTCTTCTGTGCACAAATACAACGCCATCAATCAGGCCTATCATGTCAGAGGTAGTTAGCATGCTGGAAGGACAACTCTCCATTCCAGACATAACCCCAGAAACAAATACAAATTCCGATGATCTAAGATTTAAAGCCTTAAGGGACTTTCATCAAGGTACAGAATCTCAGAGTTTTTTCACCAGAAGCCAAACCGAGAAACGAACACCCCTCCATACACAATCATCAGTGAAGCGTTCATCCTCTACATCTTTGGAAGAGACACTTGAAATCCAGCCGGACAGAAGACCTCACTAG
- the LOC141664194 gene encoding putative leucine-rich repeat receptor-like serine/threonine-protein kinase At3g14840 isoform X1, which translates to MMGWTQTVQIILKLMSCFILFRFAHSKMLQQEIDALQEITSTMGATYWKFNDDLCQIETVGTTPTKPEGSESSVDCECTFDNSTTCRVVRIVLKRYNLPGVLPPQLVKLRYLREIDFAYNYLSGTIPPEWGSTQLTLISLLVNRLSGEIPKELGNITTLKYLTLEANEFSGNVPVEFQNLQNLETLMLSSNQFTGRLPATFAGLKNLTDFRINDNNFSGPIPEFIQNWSLLTRLEMCGSGLEGPIPSNISVLEKLIDLRITDIKSPIQRFPDLSRITGIIRLVLRSCNISGVIPAYLWKMQLVEVVDASFNSLVGEIPDDISGKSLRMVFLTGNMLSGNIPESILKDGYSVDLSYNNFTWQGPEQPTCRSNMNYYINLFKSSSTGNPLRGILPCTEDLTCPKYGCSLHVNSGGNDLQIKENSKKVLYEGDAEAEGGSARYYRSNNFWGFSSTGDFMDDNNYQNTRYIKSLPSANIPDLYNAARLSPVSLTYFRYCLQNGSYAVSLHFSEIQFTNSNNYSKLGKRKFNIYVQGELVEKDFNIEDEVGGAQRPVIKQYNASVSNNIIEIRFYWAGKGTTRIPSRGVYGPLISAISVNPNFKSCKTGGKKNSNVYLIVGVVAFCVTALAITILWWKGCFKGKKSRGKDFEAVELQTVCFSLKHIKAATNNFDAMNKIGEGGFGSVYKGTLSDGKVIAVKQLSSQSRQGNREFLNEVAMISCVQHPNLVKLYGCCIEGDQLLLVYEFMENNSLANALFSSENNQLLLDWPTRFKICIGIARGLAFLHEESRLKIVHRDIKATNVLLDRDLNPKISDFGLAKLNDKDKSHISTRVAGTMYAKGYMAPEYALWGYLSDKADVYSFGVVALEIVSGKNNNNYMPSEYYICLLDWACHLQESKKYEELVDESLGSKVDNEEAVRMVKVALLCTNTTPSIRPIMSEVVSMLEGQLSIPDITPETNTNSDDLRFKALRDFHQGTESQSFFTRSQTEKRTPLHTQSSVKRSSSTSLEETLEIQPDRRPH; encoded by the exons ATGATGGGTTGGACCCAAACTGTTCAGATCATTCTTAAACTGATGAGTTGTTTCATTTTGTTCAGATTTGCACACTCCAAGATGCTGCAACAAGAAA TTGATGCTCTTCAAGAAATCACCTCTACTATGGGCGCGACATATTGGAAGTTTAATGATGACTTATGCCAAATTGAAACAGTTGGGACAACTCCtacaaaacctgagggatctgaAAGTAGTGTTGATTGTGAGTGCACCTTTGACAACAGCACAACATGTCGTGTCGTAAGGAT TGTCCTCAAGCGTTATAATCTTCCTGGTGTTCTTCCCCCTCAACTAGTAAAGCTCCGTTACCTCCGTGAAAT TGATTTTGCTTACAATTACCTAAGTGGTACTATACCGCCTGAGTGGGGTTCGACACAGTTGACTTTAAT CTCTCTCCTTGTAAACCGTTTGTCCGGGGAAATTCCGAAGGAATTGGGAAATATTACCACTCTCAAATATCT GACTCTTGAAGCAAACGAATTTTCAGGAAATGTACCTGTGGAGTTTCAGAATTTGCAGAACTTGGAAACTCT GATGCTGTCATCAAATCAATTTACAGGGAGGTTGCCAGCGACCTTTGCTGGCCTGAAAAATCTTACTGATTT TAGAATCAATGATAACAATTTTAGTGGTCCAATACCTGAATTTATACAGAACTGGAGCCTTCTTACCAGACT AGAAATGTGTGGAAGTGGACTGGAGGGACCTATCCCATCAAATATATCTGTTCTGGAAAAGTTAATTGACTT AAGGATTACCGACATTAAAAGCCCAATTCAGCGATTTCCTGACCTGAGTAGAATTACAGGAATAATAAGATT GGTCCTGAGAAGCTGCAACATTTCGGGAGTAATCCCTGCATATCTTTGGAAAATGCAACTTGTTGAAGTGGT GGATGCAAGCTTTAACAGCTTAGTGGGGGAAATTCCAGATGACATCAGTGGTAAAAGCCTGAGAATGGT GTTCTTAACGGGAAACATGCTAAGTGGAAATATTCCAGAATCAATTTTGAAGGATGGTTATAGCGT TGATCTCTCGTACAATAATTTTACATGGCAGGGCCCGGAACAACCCACTTGTCGTTCAAACAT GAATTACTACATCAACTTGTTTAAAAGCTCTTCCACCGGAAATCCCCT AAGGGGAATTCTTCCATGTACAGAAGATCTCACTTGTCCTAAAT ATGGGTGTTCTCTGCATGTTAATAGTGGCGGAAATGACCTACAGATaaaagaaaattctaaaaaagTTTTGTATGAAGGGGATGCTGAAGCTGAAGGCGGTTCAGCAAGATATTATAGATCCAATAATTTCTGGGGATTTAGTAGTACTGGAGATTTCATGGATGATAATAATTATCAAAATACACGTTATATCAAATCGTTGCCATCAGCAAACATTCCTGACTTGTATAATGCTGCACGCCTTTCACCCGTTTCACTCACTTACTTCCGATATTGCTTGCAAAATGGGAGTTACGCCGTGTCTCTGCATTTTTCAGAAATACAATTTACAAATAGCAATAATTACAGTAAACTTGGGAAGCGGAAATTTAATATCTATGTCCAG GGAGAATTAGTCGAAAAGGATTTTAACATTGAAGATGAGGTTGGTGGAGCTCAACGGCCAGTGATTAAACAATATAATGCTAGTGTGTCAAATAACATCATAGAAATCCGATTTTATTGGGCCGGCAAAGGGACTACACGCATTCCTAGCAGAGGGGTGTATGGTCCCTTAATTTCAGCTATATCAGTGAACCCAA ATTTTAAATCTTGTAAAACTGGAGGAAAGAAGAATAGCAATGTCTATCTTATAGTTGGAGTTGTAGCCTTCTGCGTGACTGCTTTAGCCATCACCATCCTTTGGTGGAAAGGATGTTTCAAAGGCAAAAAGAGTCGAGGAAAAG ACTTTGAGGCAGTAGAGTTGCAGACAGTTTGTTTTTCCTTGAAGCATATAAAAGCCGCTACTAATAACTTTGATGCCATGAATAAGATTGGGGAAGGTGGTTTTGGTTCAGTTTATAAG GGTACATTATCTGATGGTAAAGTAATTGCAGTAAAGCAATTATCCTCTCAATCAAGGCAGGGGAATCGTGAATTCTTGAATGAGGTTGCAATGATTTCCTGTGTACAACACCCAAATCTTGTAAAGCTCTATGGATGTTGTATTGAAGGAGATCAGTTATTGCTGGTTTATGAGTTTATggaaaataatagtcttgccaATGCTTTATTCA gtTCAGAAAATAACCAGTTACTGCTGGATTGGCCAACAAGGTTCAAGATATGTATTGGGATTGCCAGAGGCTTGGCTTTTCTTCATGAAGAATCAAGACTCAAAATTGTGCACAGAGACATTAAAGCTACTAATGTGCTTCTTGATAGGGACCTAAACCCTAAAATTTCTGACTTTGGGTTGGCTAAACTTAATGATAAAGACAAGTCCCACATTAGTACTCGAGTTGCTGGAACAATGTATGCAAA AGGATACATGGCTCCAGAGTACGCGCTGTGGGGATACTTGAGTGACAAGGCTGATGTGTACAGCTTCGGAGTAGTGGCACTGGAAATTGTCAGCGGAAAGAACAACAACAATTACATGCCAAGTGAATATTACATTTGTCTTTTAGATTGG GCTTGCCATTTGCAAGAAAGCAAAAAGTATGAGGAGCTTGTTGATGAAAGCCTAGGATCTAAAGTTGACAATGAAGAAGCAGTAAGAATGGTGAAAGTAGCTCTTCTGTGCACAAATACAACGCCATCAATCAGGCCTATCATGTCAGAGGTAGTTAGCATGCTGGAAGGACAACTCTCCATTCCAGACATAACCCCAGAAACAAATACAAATTCCGATGATCTAAGATTTAAAGCCTTAAGGGACTTTCATCAAGGTACAGAATCTCAGAGTTTTTTCACCAGAAGCCAAACCGAGAAACGAACACCCCTCCATACACAATCATCAGTGAAGCGTTCATCCTCTACATCTTTGGAAGAGACACTTGAAATCCAGCCGGACAGAAGACCTCACTAG
- the LOC141664194 gene encoding putative leucine-rich repeat receptor-like serine/threonine-protein kinase At3g14840 isoform X2, translating to MMGWTQTVQIILKLMSCFILFRFAHSKMLQQEIDALQEITSTMGATYWKFNDDLCQIETVGTTPTKPEGSESSVDCECTFDNSTTCRVVRIVLKRYNLPGVLPPQLVKLRYLREIDFAYNYLSGTIPPEWGSTQLTLISLLVNRLSGEIPKELGNITTLKYLTLEANEFSGNVPVEFQNLQNLETLMLSSNQFTGRLPATFAGLKNLTDFRINDNNFSGPIPEFIQNWSLLTRLEMCGSGLEGPIPSNISVLEKLIDLRITDIKSPIQRFPDLSRITGIIRLVLRSCNISGVIPAYLWKMQLVEVVDASFNSLVGEIPDDISGKSLRMVFLTGNMLSGNIPESILKDGYSVDLSYNNFTWQGPEQPTCRSNMNYYINLFKSSSTGNPLRGILPCTEDLTCPKYGCSLHVNSGGNDLQIKENSKKVLYEGDAEAEGGSARYYRSNNFWGFSSTGDFMDDNNYQNTRYIKSLPSANIPDLYNAARLSPVSLTYFRYCLQNGSYAVSLHFSEIQFTNSNNYSKLGKRKFNIYVQGELVEKDFNIEDEVGGAQRPVIKQYNASVSNNIIEIRFYWAGKGTTRIPSRGVYGPLISAISVNPNFKSCKTGGKKNSNVYLIVGVVAFCVTALAITILWWKGCFKGKKSRGKDFEAVELQTVCFSLKHIKAATNNFDAMNKIGEGGFGSVYKGTLSDGKVIAVKQLSSQSRQGNREFLNEVAMISCVQHPNLVKLYGCCIEGDQLLLVYEFMENNSLANALFSSENNQLLLDWPTRFKICIGIARGLAFLHEESRLKIVHRDIKATNVLLDRDLNPKISDFGLAKLNDKDKSHISTRVAGTIGYMAPEYALWGYLSDKADVYSFGVVALEIVSGKNNNNYMPSEYYICLLDWACHLQESKKYEELVDESLGSKVDNEEAVRMVKVALLCTNTTPSIRPIMSEVVSMLEGQLSIPDITPETNTNSDDLRFKALRDFHQGTESQSFFTRSQTEKRTPLHTQSSVKRSSSTSLEETLEIQPDRRPH from the exons ATGATGGGTTGGACCCAAACTGTTCAGATCATTCTTAAACTGATGAGTTGTTTCATTTTGTTCAGATTTGCACACTCCAAGATGCTGCAACAAGAAA TTGATGCTCTTCAAGAAATCACCTCTACTATGGGCGCGACATATTGGAAGTTTAATGATGACTTATGCCAAATTGAAACAGTTGGGACAACTCCtacaaaacctgagggatctgaAAGTAGTGTTGATTGTGAGTGCACCTTTGACAACAGCACAACATGTCGTGTCGTAAGGAT TGTCCTCAAGCGTTATAATCTTCCTGGTGTTCTTCCCCCTCAACTAGTAAAGCTCCGTTACCTCCGTGAAAT TGATTTTGCTTACAATTACCTAAGTGGTACTATACCGCCTGAGTGGGGTTCGACACAGTTGACTTTAAT CTCTCTCCTTGTAAACCGTTTGTCCGGGGAAATTCCGAAGGAATTGGGAAATATTACCACTCTCAAATATCT GACTCTTGAAGCAAACGAATTTTCAGGAAATGTACCTGTGGAGTTTCAGAATTTGCAGAACTTGGAAACTCT GATGCTGTCATCAAATCAATTTACAGGGAGGTTGCCAGCGACCTTTGCTGGCCTGAAAAATCTTACTGATTT TAGAATCAATGATAACAATTTTAGTGGTCCAATACCTGAATTTATACAGAACTGGAGCCTTCTTACCAGACT AGAAATGTGTGGAAGTGGACTGGAGGGACCTATCCCATCAAATATATCTGTTCTGGAAAAGTTAATTGACTT AAGGATTACCGACATTAAAAGCCCAATTCAGCGATTTCCTGACCTGAGTAGAATTACAGGAATAATAAGATT GGTCCTGAGAAGCTGCAACATTTCGGGAGTAATCCCTGCATATCTTTGGAAAATGCAACTTGTTGAAGTGGT GGATGCAAGCTTTAACAGCTTAGTGGGGGAAATTCCAGATGACATCAGTGGTAAAAGCCTGAGAATGGT GTTCTTAACGGGAAACATGCTAAGTGGAAATATTCCAGAATCAATTTTGAAGGATGGTTATAGCGT TGATCTCTCGTACAATAATTTTACATGGCAGGGCCCGGAACAACCCACTTGTCGTTCAAACAT GAATTACTACATCAACTTGTTTAAAAGCTCTTCCACCGGAAATCCCCT AAGGGGAATTCTTCCATGTACAGAAGATCTCACTTGTCCTAAAT ATGGGTGTTCTCTGCATGTTAATAGTGGCGGAAATGACCTACAGATaaaagaaaattctaaaaaagTTTTGTATGAAGGGGATGCTGAAGCTGAAGGCGGTTCAGCAAGATATTATAGATCCAATAATTTCTGGGGATTTAGTAGTACTGGAGATTTCATGGATGATAATAATTATCAAAATACACGTTATATCAAATCGTTGCCATCAGCAAACATTCCTGACTTGTATAATGCTGCACGCCTTTCACCCGTTTCACTCACTTACTTCCGATATTGCTTGCAAAATGGGAGTTACGCCGTGTCTCTGCATTTTTCAGAAATACAATTTACAAATAGCAATAATTACAGTAAACTTGGGAAGCGGAAATTTAATATCTATGTCCAG GGAGAATTAGTCGAAAAGGATTTTAACATTGAAGATGAGGTTGGTGGAGCTCAACGGCCAGTGATTAAACAATATAATGCTAGTGTGTCAAATAACATCATAGAAATCCGATTTTATTGGGCCGGCAAAGGGACTACACGCATTCCTAGCAGAGGGGTGTATGGTCCCTTAATTTCAGCTATATCAGTGAACCCAA ATTTTAAATCTTGTAAAACTGGAGGAAAGAAGAATAGCAATGTCTATCTTATAGTTGGAGTTGTAGCCTTCTGCGTGACTGCTTTAGCCATCACCATCCTTTGGTGGAAAGGATGTTTCAAAGGCAAAAAGAGTCGAGGAAAAG ACTTTGAGGCAGTAGAGTTGCAGACAGTTTGTTTTTCCTTGAAGCATATAAAAGCCGCTACTAATAACTTTGATGCCATGAATAAGATTGGGGAAGGTGGTTTTGGTTCAGTTTATAAG GGTACATTATCTGATGGTAAAGTAATTGCAGTAAAGCAATTATCCTCTCAATCAAGGCAGGGGAATCGTGAATTCTTGAATGAGGTTGCAATGATTTCCTGTGTACAACACCCAAATCTTGTAAAGCTCTATGGATGTTGTATTGAAGGAGATCAGTTATTGCTGGTTTATGAGTTTATggaaaataatagtcttgccaATGCTTTATTCA gtTCAGAAAATAACCAGTTACTGCTGGATTGGCCAACAAGGTTCAAGATATGTATTGGGATTGCCAGAGGCTTGGCTTTTCTTCATGAAGAATCAAGACTCAAAATTGTGCACAGAGACATTAAAGCTACTAATGTGCTTCTTGATAGGGACCTAAACCCTAAAATTTCTGACTTTGGGTTGGCTAAACTTAATGATAAAGACAAGTCCCACATTAGTACTCGAGTTGCTGGAACAAT AGGATACATGGCTCCAGAGTACGCGCTGTGGGGATACTTGAGTGACAAGGCTGATGTGTACAGCTTCGGAGTAGTGGCACTGGAAATTGTCAGCGGAAAGAACAACAACAATTACATGCCAAGTGAATATTACATTTGTCTTTTAGATTGG GCTTGCCATTTGCAAGAAAGCAAAAAGTATGAGGAGCTTGTTGATGAAAGCCTAGGATCTAAAGTTGACAATGAAGAAGCAGTAAGAATGGTGAAAGTAGCTCTTCTGTGCACAAATACAACGCCATCAATCAGGCCTATCATGTCAGAGGTAGTTAGCATGCTGGAAGGACAACTCTCCATTCCAGACATAACCCCAGAAACAAATACAAATTCCGATGATCTAAGATTTAAAGCCTTAAGGGACTTTCATCAAGGTACAGAATCTCAGAGTTTTTTCACCAGAAGCCAAACCGAGAAACGAACACCCCTCCATACACAATCATCAGTGAAGCGTTCATCCTCTACATCTTTGGAAGAGACACTTGAAATCCAGCCGGACAGAAGACCTCACTAG